In Mammaliicoccus sp. Marseille-Q6498, the genomic stretch TGGTTTGAAAGCCATCGCAATTTCAGACACATTAAATGGTATTGGTCTATTGATTGTAGGACTGTTAGTTCCAATACTTGGTTTCATAACTTTAGGTAACGGTAGCATGTTAGAAGGTATGAAGACAATCGCAACAGAGCATCCGGAAAAATTAAATTCTATCGGTTCTAATAAAGATGATGTTCCATTTGGCTCTATATTTACCGGGATGATATTTGCTAACTTATTCTATTGGGGGACGAATCAATACGTTATCCAAAGAACGCTTGGCGCGAAAAGTTTAGCAGAAGGTCAAAAAGGGGCGTTATTTACAGGCTTTCTTAAAGTATTGGTGCCATTTCTCATGATGATCCCCGGCGTAATTGCTTTTCATTTATATGGTTCAAATTTAAAAAATATGGATTTAGCTTATCCTACTTTAACAAAAGATGTTTTCCCAACATTTTTAGACGGATTTTTCCTAGCTGTGTTACTAGGGGCAGTCTTTTCCAGCTTCAACGCATTATTAAATAGTGCTTCAACATTATTTGTTTACGATATTTATAAAGTGCTCATTAACAAAAATGCGACGGATAAACAGATGATCAGAGTCAGTCAGTGGTTTGGCGTTATTTTAGCATTAGCGACATTTTTCATTTCACCAATGTTGATGAACGCACCTCAAGGACTATGGACGATTATCCGACAATTTACAGGATTCTTTAACATTCCAATTATAGCCATTGTATTGGTCGGCATTTTTTCAAAAAGAGTACCTGCAATAGGACCGAAAATCATCATTATTTCCCATGTAATCATCTATTATTTATTGTTATGGGGATTACCAATGTTCTTTAACTTCGAAATGACGGTTAATTTCATCTATATCCAAGGTATGATGTTTGTTGTCGAAGTATTGGTAATGCTCATAATCGGAGTGGTCAAACCATTAGAACAACCATTTGTATTTAAACCTAATCCAAAAGTAGACATGACACCATGGAAATATACCATTCCAGTCACAGTACTTTTACTAGGCACAATGGTGTTCACATTCGTATTATTCTCGCCAATCGGTTTAGCATCACAAAAAGGCATCGTATCACCATGGTTCTGGCCAGCGACAATTGTATTATTTGTTATAGTCGCAACTTGTTATTATATTGGAGTGAAACAATGGAGCAAAAAATATGAAAATACATTAAAACAACAATACCAAAGAAAAATAAACGAAGAATTATATACACAAGAAACACCGGAAGAACAACCAGTATAAAAGAAAAAGCACTTACTAACGGGGGCGTTAGTAAGTGCTTTCTTGTGTGGCAACGCACCATATCTTGGAGATATCGTGCGTTTGCCCCAGTATCGCACCATATCTTGGAAATATCGTGCGTTTGCCCCAGTATCGCACCATATCTTGGAGATATCGTGCGTTTGCCCCAGTATCGCACCATATCTTGGAAATATCGTGCGTTTGCCCCAGTATCGCACCATATCTTGGAGATATCGTGCGTTTCGCCCAGTATCGCACCATATCTTGAAGATATCGTGCGTTTCGCCCAGTATCGCACCATATCCTGAAGATATCGTGCGTTTTTTTAGGAAGAATCGCCAAAAAACTTCCGAGAACTTTGGCGTTTTGGATGGAATCGCCAAAAAACGTTGTGGAACTTTGGCGTTTTGTGTGTAATCGCCAAAAATCGCTTGAGAACTTTGGCGTTTTACTGATTAGAGAATAAGTTCTCGTCTGTAGGTTGGTTTTCTAAATATACAATTTTGCCACTGTCATCTAAACGCGCAATATCTTTACCTTCTTGTGTATAAACACCTGTATCATATCTGTTTCCACATATAGCCCAGTGAGTTTCGTATGATCCGTCAGCATTTTGTTCCCAACCGTTATGCATATGTTTCAAATCTTTATTTGACTGAAATACGCTTTTAACAAATTGTTTCCATGCTGCTTTGCCTTTAAAAGACTTCTTATTTAATACAAACTCTATATCCTCACTAAATAAATCATTGAGTTTCTCAAAACTTTCTTCACTATTTCTAGATTCATCAAACAGAATAAAGTACTCGTCTAATATTTTCATTTTTTTACCTTCTTTAAAAGTTTATAATTTAATTTTTTATCATCAAAATATAGCACACTCTAGGAGGTAGTACTAATATTTAATACTTTACGATTGTTTCCATAAACAGAAATACGGGTATTTAAGTCTTTATACTAAAAGTAAGGGGGAGATGGTCGCTAATTTGGCAAACTATAATCAAAAACTAATAGAGGTCTTTACGAAATTTTTATTTTTCTGTTTGAACATTTGTATAGCTTTATTATCATTAATTTTATTAGTCTTTTTATTTAAAGAATGTATTGAAATGATAGAAGCTTTTATAAGTAATAAGACAGTGAAATACAATTA encodes the following:
- a CDS encoding solute:sodium symporter family transporter, which produces MYIAFTLISCAFFIGIVAWYSYYKTKNTLSSSGGFFLGGRGLTGGFIAGALILTNLSAEQLIGLNGQGYKNNLSSMGWEVTAGFSVIILATILLPKYLGGAFTTLPQFINNRFDQQTRFLIVLLFMVGYGFITIPSVLYSGSLAVLQIFDIPEMFGITYEQSIWVIVWIIGIIGMLYAILGGLKAIAISDTLNGIGLLIVGLLVPILGFITLGNGSMLEGMKTIATEHPEKLNSIGSNKDDVPFGSIFTGMIFANLFYWGTNQYVIQRTLGAKSLAEGQKGALFTGFLKVLVPFLMMIPGVIAFHLYGSNLKNMDLAYPTLTKDVFPTFLDGFFLAVLLGAVFSSFNALLNSASTLFVYDIYKVLINKNATDKQMIRVSQWFGVILALATFFISPMLMNAPQGLWTIIRQFTGFFNIPIIAIVLVGIFSKRVPAIGPKIIIISHVIIYYLLLWGLPMFFNFEMTVNFIYIQGMMFVVEVLVMLIIGVVKPLEQPFVFKPNPKVDMTPWKYTIPVTVLLLGTMVFTFVLFSPIGLASQKGIVSPWFWPATIVLFVIVATCYYIGVKQWSKKYENTLKQQYQRKINEELYTQETPEEQPV
- a CDS encoding nuclear transport factor 2 family protein; this translates as MKILDEYFILFDESRNSEESFEKLNDLFSEDIEFVLNKKSFKGKAAWKQFVKSVFQSNKDLKHMHNGWEQNADGSYETHWAICGNRYDTGVYTQEGKDIARLDDSGKIVYLENQPTDENLFSNQ